The Triticum aestivum cultivar Chinese Spring chromosome 3A, IWGSC CS RefSeq v2.1, whole genome shotgun sequence genome includes a region encoding these proteins:
- the LOC123057856 gene encoding uncharacterized protein, producing MGSLIGHVAPGAGFLLIGLWHLFNHIRLLALSPSSYVAPVWFPFPARGLRHLELILIIVGSSASIFMELFGSPRKHQPFDDDGTIPSVHLHNLEHASISLALLLFAAATLHMDRVRAPMRDAVSQLVAAAALAQELLMFHLHSTDHMGVEGQFHWLLQAVIAVTLAATLLWFACPGSFAVSLVRSASIVLQGVWFIVMGVMLWTPGLISKGCFINLEEGHNVVRCRTDEALHRAKSLVNLQFSWYLTATVLFVVVLYLQLTKLYHEEPRYLPLVKTSHADGRSGSVEDDDGDDDDDHVEAAKRTFGHGHVVSGTH from the coding sequence ATGGGGTCCCTCATCGGCCATGTTGCGCCGGGAGCCGGTTTCCTCCTCATCGGCCTGTGGCATCTCTTCAACCACATCCGTCTGCTGGCGCTGAGTCCCAGCTCCTACGTCGCGCCGGTCTGGTTCCCGTTCCCGGCGCGGGGCCTCCGGCACCTCGAGCTCATCCTCATCATCGTCGGGTCGTCGGCGTCCATCTTCATGGAGCTCTTCGGCAGCCCCAGGAAGCACCAACCGTTCGACGACGACGGCACCATCCCCTCCGTGCACCTCCACAACCTGGAGCACGCGTCCATCTCGCTCGCGCTGCTCCTCTTCGCCGCGGCCACCCTCCACATGGACAGGGTCCGGGCGCCCATGCGGGACGCCGTCTCGCAGCTGGTCGCCGCCGCGGCGCTCGCGCAGGAGCTGCTCATGTTCCACCTCCACTCCACGGACCACATGGGCGTGGAGGGGCAGTTCCACTGGCTGCTGCAGGCCGTCATCGCGGTcacgctcgccgccacgctgctGTGGTTCGCCTGCCCTGGGAGCTTCGCCGTGAGCCTGGTGCGGTCCGCGAGCATCGTTTTGCAGGGCGTCTGGTTCATCGTCATGGGCGTCATGCTCTGGACGCCGGGGCTCATCTCCAAGGGATGCTTCATCAACCTCGAGGAAGGCCACAACGTTGTCCGCTGCCGCACCGACGAGGCGCTCCACCGCGCAAAGTCCCTCGTCAACCTGCAGTTCAGCTGGTACCTCACCGCCACCGTGCTGTTCGTCGTCGTGTTGTACCTCCAGCTCACCAAGCTGTACCACGAGGAGCCGCGCTACCTTCCGCTGGTGAAGACAAGCCACGCCGACGGCAGGTCCGGATCTGTCGAGgacgatgacggcgacgatgacgacgaccaCGTCGAGGCCGCAAAGCGTACCTTCGGTCACGGTCACGTGGTCAGCGGCACACATTAA